Proteins found in one Seonamhaeicola sp. S2-3 genomic segment:
- the ligA gene encoding NAD-dependent DNA ligase LigA: MNIEQQINQLRDELREHNYNYYVLDNPTISDYEFDLKLKELQALEEKYPEFFDANSPTQRVGGEVTKNFETVVHENRMYSLDNSYSKEDLLDWETRIKKLVDGDIQYTCELKYDGASMSLTYENGKLVRAVTRGDGFQGDNVTANVKTIKSVPLQLKGDYPPKFEIRGEIVLPFDGFNKMNEERIANGEEPYRNPRNTASGSLKLQDSSEVAKRPLECLLYSIKGEDVAVSTQFESLQKARDWGFKVPDAAKLVNSIEEVLEFIEYWDVHRHNLPYETDGVVVKVNSFQQQEELGYTAKAPRWAMAYKFKAEQVSTRLNSITYQVGRTGAITPVANLEPVELAGTTVKRASLHNADQIEKLDVRVGDEVYVEKGGEIIPKILGVDLSKRPKHSQPTKYITHCPECNTELVRQEGEAQHYCPNYNGCKPQVIGRIQHFISRKAMDIEGLGGETVALLVNAGLIKNYSDLYELTKEQVVPLERMAEKSADNLIEGIAQSVNIPFERVLYALGIRYVGETVAKKLSKHYKSIDAIANASQEDLVNVDEIGVKIAESVIDFFKSEQNITIIERLKGFGVQLEMSAKELEGKTNILEGQSIVVSGVFESVSRNELKKLIEDNGGKVSSSISSKTNFIVAGDNMGPSKKLKAEKLNIDIISEYDFLQKIN, from the coding sequence ATGAATATAGAACAACAAATAAATCAATTAAGAGATGAGTTGCGAGAACATAATTACAATTATTATGTTTTAGATAATCCAACCATTTCAGATTATGAGTTCGATTTAAAACTAAAAGAACTTCAAGCTTTAGAAGAAAAATACCCAGAGTTTTTTGATGCCAATTCACCAACACAACGCGTTGGAGGAGAAGTAACCAAAAATTTTGAAACAGTAGTTCATGAAAACCGTATGTATTCTTTAGATAATTCTTATTCTAAAGAAGACTTGCTAGATTGGGAAACGCGTATTAAAAAGTTGGTAGATGGAGACATTCAATATACATGCGAATTAAAGTATGATGGAGCCTCAATGAGTTTAACCTATGAAAACGGTAAACTAGTTAGAGCAGTTACCAGAGGAGATGGTTTTCAAGGTGATAATGTTACGGCAAATGTAAAAACTATTAAATCTGTACCACTTCAATTAAAAGGAGATTACCCACCTAAATTTGAAATAAGAGGAGAAATAGTTTTGCCTTTTGATGGTTTTAATAAAATGAATGAAGAGCGTATTGCTAATGGTGAAGAACCCTATAGAAACCCAAGAAACACTGCTTCGGGGAGCCTAAAACTACAAGATAGTTCAGAAGTTGCTAAAAGACCCTTAGAGTGTTTGTTATATAGTATTAAAGGAGAAGATGTTGCAGTGTCAACACAATTTGAAAGCTTGCAAAAAGCAAGGGATTGGGGATTTAAAGTACCAGATGCAGCTAAATTAGTTAATTCCATAGAAGAGGTTTTAGAGTTTATTGAGTATTGGGATGTACATAGACATAATTTACCATATGAAACCGATGGGGTAGTTGTAAAAGTAAACAGTTTTCAACAACAAGAAGAATTAGGGTATACCGCTAAAGCACCACGTTGGGCTATGGCTTATAAATTTAAAGCAGAACAGGTTTCAACTAGGTTAAATAGTATTACTTATCAAGTTGGGCGTACCGGAGCTATTACACCTGTAGCTAATTTAGAACCTGTAGAACTAGCAGGAACAACCGTTAAAAGAGCTTCATTACACAATGCAGATCAAATTGAAAAATTAGATGTTAGAGTAGGGGATGAGGTATATGTTGAAAAAGGAGGTGAAATAATCCCTAAAATTTTAGGGGTAGATTTAAGTAAACGTCCAAAACACTCACAACCTACCAAATATATAACCCATTGTCCTGAATGTAATACAGAATTAGTAAGGCAAGAAGGAGAGGCGCAACATTATTGTCCTAATTATAATGGTTGTAAGCCTCAAGTTATAGGTCGTATACAGCATTTTATATCAAGAAAAGCTATGGATATTGAAGGTTTGGGAGGAGAAACGGTAGCTTTATTAGTTAATGCAGGACTCATAAAGAACTATTCAGATTTGTATGAGTTAACTAAGGAGCAAGTAGTTCCGTTAGAACGAATGGCAGAAAAAAGTGCCGATAATTTAATAGAAGGTATTGCGCAGTCTGTTAATATTCCTTTTGAACGTGTTCTGTATGCTTTAGGTATTAGATATGTAGGAGAAACGGTTGCTAAAAAATTATCTAAACATTATAAAAGTATAGATGCTATAGCTAATGCTTCTCAAGAAGATTTAGTAAATGTAGATGAAATTGGTGTTAAAATAGCAGAAAGTGTTATAGACTTTTTTAAATCTGAACAGAATATTACTATTATAGAAAGGTTAAAAGGTTTTGGGGTTCAGTTAGAGATGTCTGCTAAAGAACTTGAAGGGAAAACCAATATTTTAGAAGGGCAATCTATAGTGGTTTCTGGGGTATTTGAATCTGTTTCAAGAAATGAGCTTAAAAAATTAATAGAAGATAATGGAGGAAAAGTAAGTAGTTCTATTTCTTCTAAAACTAATTTTATTGTTGCAGGAGATAACATGGGACCAAGTAAAAAACTAAAAGCTGAAAAATTGAACATAGATATCATTTCCGAGTATGATTTCTTACAAAAAATAAATTAA
- the prmC gene encoding peptide chain release factor N(5)-glutamine methyltransferase gives MRLKDIKNTFQNQLNSIYSKEEIDNFFFMLTEFYFGVDRLKLALEPDVNIANPEAILYALKLLKEEKPIQYIIGETEFYGLPFKVNKNVLIPRPETEELVDWILNESKTNNQQSITVLDIGTGSGCIAISLAKNLPNAKVYALDVSNEALKVAKENAELNNAEVNFIEDNILNPSQKKLVSESYKFDIIVSNPPYVRKQEKQLMKANVLNNEPHLALFVSDDNPLLFYKAICEFSNKNLNKGGKLFFEINEYLGKDMTQLLKDYNFKNIELKQDIFNKDRMVRGEHDNIKSLLN, from the coding sequence ATGAGGTTAAAAGATATTAAAAATACATTTCAAAACCAGTTAAATTCAATTTATAGTAAAGAAGAAATTGACAACTTCTTTTTTATGCTAACTGAATTTTATTTTGGAGTTGATAGATTAAAATTAGCATTAGAGCCAGATGTTAATATTGCAAATCCTGAAGCTATTCTTTATGCTTTGAAATTACTAAAAGAAGAAAAACCCATTCAATATATTATAGGCGAAACAGAATTTTATGGCTTACCATTTAAAGTGAATAAAAATGTGTTAATTCCGAGACCAGAAACCGAAGAATTAGTAGATTGGATTTTAAATGAATCAAAAACTAACAACCAACAATCAATAACTGTTTTAGATATTGGTACAGGTAGTGGTTGCATTGCTATTTCTTTAGCTAAAAACTTACCAAATGCTAAAGTGTATGCGTTAGATGTAAGTAATGAAGCTTTAAAAGTTGCAAAAGAAAATGCAGAACTGAATAATGCCGAAGTTAACTTTATAGAAGATAACATTTTAAACCCAAGTCAAAAAAAACTTGTATCAGAATCTTATAAATTTGATATTATTGTTTCTAACCCGCCCTATGTTAGAAAGCAAGAAAAACAATTAATGAAAGCAAACGTTTTAAATAATGAACCTCATTTAGCACTTTTTGTGTCAGATGATAATCCATTGTTGTTTTATAAAGCTATATGTGAGTTTTCAAACAAAAACTTAAATAAAGGCGGAAAGTTATTTTTTGAAATAAACGAATATTTAGGAAAGGATATGACGCAACTACTTAAAGATTATAATTTTAAAAATATTGAATTGAAACAAGATATTTTTAATAAAGATAGAATGGTACGGGGAGAGCATGATAATATTAAGTCTTTGCTAAATTAG
- a CDS encoding GNAT family N-acetyltransferase gives MSKDTIVIRKIKPEDNAQIEQIIRACFHEFKIPLTGTAYEDEATPKMFESYQNNGEIYFVIDNNGEILGGAGIKPLKDFDEGICELQKMYFSPKVRGKGYGKKMFKTCLQAAKKMGYNKCYLESASQLKAAIHIYESFGFKHLKSALGNTGHYSCSVWMIKDL, from the coding sequence GTGAGTAAAGATACTATTGTTATTCGAAAAATAAAGCCAGAAGATAATGCTCAAATAGAACAAATAATTAGGGCATGTTTTCATGAGTTTAAAATTCCTTTAACAGGAACGGCTTATGAAGATGAAGCAACCCCAAAAATGTTTGAATCTTATCAAAATAATGGTGAAATATATTTTGTAATTGATAATAATGGCGAGATTTTAGGAGGAGCAGGTATTAAGCCTTTAAAAGATTTTGATGAAGGAATCTGTGAACTTCAAAAAATGTATTTTTCACCTAAAGTAAGAGGTAAAGGTTACGGTAAAAAGATGTTTAAAACTTGTTTGCAAGCAGCTAAAAAAATGGGTTACAACAAGTGCTATTTAGAGTCGGCTTCACAATTAAAAGCAGCTATTCATATTTACGAGAGTTTTGGTTTTAAGCATTTAAAAAGTGCTTTGGGAAATACAGGGCATTATAGTTGTAGTGTTTGGATGATAAAGGATTTATGA
- a CDS encoding LEA type 2 family protein, with protein sequence MKLKPFIILSTILLVIFSCTVKEKPEFLRVENIKVLESTSKNITFTADALFLNPNDIGGKLKTDAIKVFVNDNEMATVSTKSFDVPAKNEFSIPLKAVIPTDSIFSNKSISGLIGSLLSKKIKVQYKGDIIYKVFGFSYTYNVDETENVKIKL encoded by the coding sequence ATGAAATTAAAGCCATTCATTATTTTATCAACAATATTATTAGTAATTTTTAGCTGCACTGTTAAAGAAAAACCAGAGTTTTTAAGAGTTGAAAACATTAAAGTTTTAGAATCTACCTCTAAAAACATTACGTTTACTGCAGATGCCCTGTTTTTAAACCCTAATGATATTGGTGGCAAACTAAAAACAGATGCCATAAAAGTATTTGTTAATGATAATGAAATGGCCACAGTATCTACCAAAAGTTTTGATGTACCTGCAAAAAATGAGTTTTCTATACCATTAAAAGCAGTTATTCCTACCGATAGTATTTTTAGCAATAAAAGTATTAGCGGTTTAATAGGAAGTTTATTAAGCAAAAAAATTAAAGTGCAGTACAAAGGTGATATTATTTACAAAGTCTTTGGTTTCTCATACACCTATAATGTTGATGAAACCGAAAATGTAAAAATTAAATTATAA
- the ribD gene encoding bifunctional diaminohydroxyphosphoribosylaminopyrimidine deaminase/5-amino-6-(5-phosphoribosylamino)uracil reductase RibD, translating into MKQNEIYIKRCIEIAKNGLGTTRPNPMVGAVIVNNKKIIGEGYTSAYGGPHAEVNAINSVKNKDLLKTSTLYVTLEPCSHFGKTPPCSDLIIKNEIPNVVIGCIDDNEQVAGKGVKKLIDAGVNVTVGVLETACKTLHKRFFTFHNKKRPYIILKWAETSDGFIAPKTKNEQKPVWITNKYSRQLVHKWRSEEQAILVGTNTVLQDNPSLTVRDWTGQNPVRIVIDKDNKLSKSFNVFNNDAKTILINTKNTDFSKPLAKQICNVLFENDINSVIIEGGSKTLQTFINENLWDEARIFYGTTSFKEGVKAPKISGNVIYTENIKEDILKIHKND; encoded by the coding sequence TTGAAACAAAACGAAATTTACATAAAACGTTGCATTGAAATTGCAAAAAACGGCTTAGGAACTACCAGACCAAACCCCATGGTAGGTGCTGTTATTGTTAACAATAAAAAAATTATTGGCGAAGGTTACACCAGTGCTTATGGTGGCCCTCATGCCGAAGTAAATGCTATAAATTCTGTTAAAAACAAAGACCTTTTAAAAACATCTACTCTATATGTAACGTTAGAACCTTGTTCTCATTTTGGGAAAACACCTCCTTGTAGTGATTTAATTATTAAGAACGAAATTCCTAATGTAGTTATTGGATGTATTGATGACAATGAGCAAGTAGCAGGAAAAGGTGTAAAAAAACTTATTGATGCTGGTGTAAATGTAACCGTTGGGGTTTTAGAAACAGCTTGCAAAACACTCCACAAACGCTTTTTTACATTTCATAATAAAAAAAGACCTTATATAATACTAAAATGGGCAGAAACCTCAGATGGCTTTATTGCTCCTAAAACCAAAAACGAACAAAAACCTGTTTGGATAACCAACAAATACTCCAGACAATTGGTACATAAATGGCGAAGTGAAGAACAAGCTATTTTAGTTGGCACTAACACTGTTTTACAAGACAACCCTAGTTTAACGGTGCGTGATTGGACTGGACAAAACCCAGTTAGAATTGTAATTGATAAAGACAACAAACTTTCTAAAAGTTTTAATGTTTTTAATAATGATGCAAAAACCATTTTGATAAACACTAAAAATACAGATTTCTCTAAGCCTTTAGCCAAACAAATTTGCAACGTACTTTTTGAAAATGATATAAATTCAGTTATAATTGAGGGTGGCTCAAAAACTCTTCAAACATTTATAAATGAAAACCTCTGGGATGAAGCACGAATTTTTTACGGAACTACCTCTTTTAAAGAAGGAGTTAAAGCCCCAAAAATTAGTGGAAATGTAATTTATACAGAAAACATAAAAGAAGATATTCTTAAAATTCATAAGAATGATTAG
- a CDS encoding HAD family phosphatase produces the protein MISTIIFDFGNVFINLNDAYTLDYIKHFESSEHFEDIIKTNLSYEKGLLSTDEFLDNYVRYFPNQSKEDIKNKWNSILDDFPKHRLDFLIDLKENTNYNLILLSNTNELHINWVKENIPFYNEFKNCFNAFYLSHKIHRRKPDKNVFNFVLNTNQLKPEECLFIDDNKDNIKTAKYLNINTWHLNPAKEDVCNLFNVKSSLF, from the coding sequence ATGATTAGCACTATTATTTTCGACTTTGGTAATGTTTTCATTAATCTTAATGATGCTTACACCTTAGATTATATTAAACATTTTGAATCATCAGAACATTTTGAAGATATTATAAAAACTAACCTTTCTTATGAAAAAGGACTATTATCAACAGATGAATTCCTAGATAATTATGTACGCTATTTCCCTAATCAATCTAAAGAAGACATCAAAAACAAATGGAATTCTATCTTAGATGACTTTCCTAAACATAGATTAGATTTTTTAATAGATTTAAAAGAAAACACCAATTACAATCTCATCCTTTTAAGCAACACCAATGAGCTTCATATAAATTGGGTTAAAGAAAACATTCCGTTTTATAACGAATTTAAAAATTGTTTTAACGCATTCTATTTATCACATAAAATACACCGAAGAAAACCAGATAAAAACGTTTTTAATTTTGTATTAAACACAAACCAACTAAAACCAGAAGAATGCCTGTTTATAGATGATAATAAAGACAATATAAAAACCGCAAAATATTTAAACATTAACACATGGCATTTAAATCCTGCAAAAGAAGATGTTTGCAACTTGTTTAACGTAAAAAGTAGTTTATTCTAA
- a CDS encoding YigZ family protein: MEEKDTYKTITSSTENILFKDKNSKFFGYAYPVLNEDQAKSHIEQLKKEHHAARHWCYAYKIGTENVLFRANDDGEPSNSAGMPIYNQILSFDVTNILIVVVRYFGGIKLGVSGLINAYKTTAQLTLEASNIIEKTINIDYLITFDYKNMNTVMRVIKEKKLNVINQVLELDCKITISVRKKEAETAFNIFNNLYEIEIKKL; encoded by the coding sequence TTGGAAGAAAAAGACACATATAAAACCATTACCTCTAGTACCGAAAACATTTTATTTAAAGATAAAAACAGTAAATTTTTTGGTTATGCGTACCCTGTTTTAAATGAAGACCAAGCTAAAAGCCACATAGAACAATTAAAAAAAGAACACCATGCCGCAAGACACTGGTGCTACGCCTATAAAATAGGAACAGAAAACGTTTTATTTAGAGCTAATGACGATGGCGAACCTAGTAACTCTGCAGGCATGCCAATTTACAATCAGATACTTTCTTTTGATGTTACCAATATTTTAATTGTTGTGGTGAGATATTTTGGAGGTATTAAATTAGGTGTTAGCGGATTAATTAATGCCTATAAAACCACTGCGCAATTAACCTTAGAAGCTTCAAATATAATTGAGAAAACTATTAATATTGATTACCTAATAACTTTTGATTACAAAAACATGAATACCGTAATGCGGGTTATTAAAGAAAAGAAACTAAATGTTATTAATCAAGTTTTAGAATTAGATTGTAAAATCACCATTTCAGTTAGAAAAAAAGAAGCCGAAACTGCATTCAATATATTTAATAATCTCTATGAAATTGAAATAAAAAAACTTTAA
- a CDS encoding thioesterase family protein, producing the protein MKFDEIQIRVRYGETDQMGVVYHGNYALYLEMGRIEWLRKLGISYKSMEENGIMLPVVSLNVNYKKSACYDDVINVKTQLKSRPTAKIEFEYEITNEKGEILTTASTTLVFIDTKTNRPTKAPQYILDAIDSLD; encoded by the coding sequence ATGAAATTCGACGAAATACAAATAAGAGTGAGATATGGTGAAACAGACCAAATGGGTGTAGTGTATCATGGTAATTATGCATTATACTTAGAAATGGGACGAATAGAATGGCTAAGAAAGTTAGGAATTTCTTATAAATCTATGGAAGAAAATGGGATTATGTTGCCAGTAGTTTCTTTAAATGTAAACTATAAAAAATCAGCTTGTTACGATGATGTAATTAATGTAAAAACTCAACTAAAAAGCAGGCCTACAGCAAAGATTGAATTTGAATATGAAATAACTAATGAAAAAGGTGAAATTTTAACTACAGCAAGTACAACGTTAGTTTTTATTGATACTAAAACCAATAGACCTACAAAAGCGCCACAATATATATTAGATGCTATTGATAGCTTAGATTAA
- the dnaA gene encoding chromosomal replication initiator protein DnaA, which yields MSKTAQSVWDNCLKFIKDNIQPQAYKTWFEPIVAVKLTDKALSIQVPSKFFYEWLEEHYVKILKVALTKELGEHAKLVYIIKMENTYGNKQPFTEKIPSSNRTAVKSQDVDIPLNNKSPELRNPFVIPGIRNVKVESQLNPNYSFDNFLEGDSNRLARSAGLAVASKPGGTSFNPLLIFGGVGLGKTHLAHAIGVDIKDKYPEKTVLYISAEKFTQQYIDAVKKNNRNDFIHFYQIIDVLIIDDVQFLSGKTGTQDVFFHIFNHLHQNGKQVVLTSDKAPVDMQDIEQRLLSRFKWGLSAELQTPDFETRVSILKNKLYRDGVEMPEEIVEYVAKNIKSNVRELEGAIISLIAQSSFNKKEITLDLARIIVEKFVKNTKREVSIDYIQKVVSDYFQMDIDTLQSKTRKRHIVQARQLAMFFAKKFTKASLASIGSQIGKRDHATVLHACKTVDNLSSTDKQFRKYVEDITKKLSV from the coding sequence ATGAGCAAAACTGCGCAATCGGTATGGGATAACTGTCTTAAATTTATAAAAGATAATATTCAGCCGCAAGCATATAAAACTTGGTTTGAACCAATTGTTGCAGTTAAGCTTACTGATAAAGCTTTAAGCATACAAGTTCCTAGCAAATTCTTCTACGAATGGCTAGAAGAGCATTACGTTAAAATTTTAAAAGTAGCACTTACTAAAGAGTTGGGTGAACATGCCAAATTAGTTTACATTATTAAAATGGAAAACACTTATGGCAACAAACAACCTTTTACAGAAAAAATTCCTAGCTCTAATAGAACAGCCGTAAAATCTCAGGATGTTGATATTCCGTTAAACAACAAAAGTCCAGAGTTACGCAACCCATTTGTTATTCCTGGCATTAGAAATGTAAAGGTAGAATCTCAACTTAATCCAAATTACAGTTTTGATAACTTTTTAGAAGGAGATTCTAACCGTTTAGCAAGAAGTGCAGGTTTAGCTGTTGCTAGTAAACCCGGAGGAACATCATTTAATCCTTTATTAATTTTTGGAGGTGTTGGTTTAGGTAAAACCCATTTAGCACATGCTATTGGAGTTGATATAAAAGACAAATACCCAGAAAAAACGGTTCTTTATATTTCTGCTGAAAAATTTACACAACAATATATAGACGCTGTAAAAAAGAATAATAGAAATGATTTTATTCATTTTTATCAAATTATAGATGTTCTTATTATTGATGATGTACAATTCCTTTCAGGAAAAACAGGAACACAAGATGTTTTCTTTCATATTTTCAATCATTTACACCAAAATGGCAAACAGGTTGTTTTAACAAGTGATAAAGCACCTGTTGATATGCAAGATATAGAACAACGCTTACTATCTCGTTTCAAATGGGGGCTTTCTGCAGAATTGCAAACACCAGATTTTGAAACCAGAGTTTCTATATTAAAAAACAAGCTATATAGAGATGGCGTTGAAATGCCTGAAGAAATTGTTGAATACGTAGCTAAAAACATTAAATCTAATGTTAGAGAATTAGAAGGCGCTATCATTTCTTTAATTGCTCAATCATCTTTTAATAAAAAGGAAATTACACTTGATTTAGCAAGAATTATTGTTGAAAAGTTTGTTAAGAATACAAAACGTGAAGTTTCTATAGATTACATTCAAAAAGTAGTATCAGATTATTTCCAAATGGACATAGATACACTGCAATCTAAAACCAGAAAACGTCACATTGTACAAGCACGCCAATTAGCTATGTTCTTTGCTAAAAAATTCACCAAAGCCTCATTAGCAAGTATTGGTTCTCAAATTGGTAAACGAGACCACGCCACTGTTTTACATGCTTGTAAGACAGTTGACAACCTATCTTCAACAGATAAACAGTTTAGAAAATATGTTGAAGATATTACCAAAAAACTTTCTGTATAA
- a CDS encoding low molecular weight protein-tyrosine-phosphatase produces the protein MTKILMVCLGNICRSPLAEGILKSKLPSDFFIVDSAGTASYHVGSTPDKRSIAVAKKYGLDISHLRGRQFTVDDFDNFDYIYVMDESNYQNVIKLARNEDDKNKVEMILNLVYPNQNYDVPDPYYGGDQGFENVYKMLDEACSIIAENLNQNG, from the coding sequence ATGACTAAAATATTAATGGTTTGTTTAGGCAATATTTGTCGCTCACCATTAGCCGAAGGTATATTAAAATCAAAACTTCCTTCTGATTTTTTTATTGTAGATTCCGCTGGAACAGCTAGTTACCATGTTGGCAGCACACCAGACAAACGCTCTATTGCTGTTGCAAAAAAATACGGTTTAGATATATCTCACTTAAGAGGAAGACAATTCACCGTTGATGATTTTGATAATTTTGATTACATCTACGTTATGGATGAGTCTAACTACCAAAATGTTATCAAACTAGCAAGAAATGAAGACGATAAAAACAAGGTAGAAATGATTTTAAATTTGGTTTATCCAAATCAAAACTATGATGTACCAGACCCCTATTATGGCGGTGATCAAGGTTTTGAAAACGTTTATAAAATGTTAGATGAAGCATGCTCTATTATTGCTGAAAATTTAAATCAAAATGGATAA
- a CDS encoding SAM-dependent methyltransferase — translation MDKGNLYLIPCTLGDNDPLEVLPITVKQTIERLNIFIVENEKTSRRFIKRIYPEKSQPSLQFFILNKHTEIADLPSFLAPCLKGKHVGLLSEAGCPGIADPGADVVKIAHQKNIKVIPLVGPSSILLALMSSGMNGQSFAFNGYLPIDKNERKNELKRLERLSFEKKQSQIFIETPYRNNKMLEDITSVLGGNTNICVACDITLPSEFIKTKTVSDWKKNMVDLHKRPTIFIIHKS, via the coding sequence ATGGATAAGGGCAATCTTTATTTAATTCCTTGCACGTTGGGAGACAATGACCCTTTAGAGGTTTTACCAATAACGGTTAAACAAACTATAGAACGCTTAAATATTTTTATTGTTGAAAACGAAAAAACATCAAGACGTTTTATAAAAAGAATTTATCCAGAAAAATCACAACCATCTTTACAATTCTTTATTTTAAACAAACATACTGAAATTGCAGATTTACCAAGTTTTTTGGCGCCCTGTTTAAAAGGAAAACATGTTGGTTTACTTTCAGAAGCTGGTTGTCCGGGAATTGCAGATCCTGGTGCCGATGTTGTAAAAATAGCACACCAAAAAAACATAAAAGTTATACCTTTAGTAGGACCATCTTCTATTTTATTAGCACTCATGAGTTCTGGTATGAACGGACAAAGTTTTGCATTTAACGGCTACCTTCCTATTGATAAGAATGAAAGAAAAAATGAGTTAAAACGCTTAGAACGCTTATCATTTGAAAAAAAACAATCTCAAATTTTTATTGAAACACCTTACCGAAACAATAAAATGTTAGAAGATATTACTAGTGTTTTAGGAGGCAATACAAACATTTGTGTGGCTTGCGATATTACACTTCCGTCAGAATTTATAAAAACAAAAACTGTTAGTGATTGGAAAAAAAATATGGTAGACCTTCATAAAAGACCTACCATATTTATTATTCATAAAAGCTAA
- a CDS encoding peptidoglycan-binding protein LysM: MVKNIASYFTLGLTICMLLCVSFTSDETVDLSKYSTKGLDLNYTVSPDVAKDRDLIASNEVFSPYLGKSFVGFKEAVAFKESRGDYACVNTFGYLGKYQFGKETLKLIGINNLNEFLNDPKLQEKAFIANAERNKWILRRDIRNFVGKRINGVVVTESGILAAAHLAGPGSVKKYLRSYGLNNFADGFGTTVYTYMKRFSGYDTSFIKPNKKAKAM; the protein is encoded by the coding sequence ATGGTAAAGAATATTGCAAGTTATTTTACCCTCGGGCTTACAATATGTATGTTATTGTGTGTTTCGTTTACATCTGATGAAACAGTAGACTTGAGTAAGTATTCTACAAAAGGACTGGATTTAAACTATACGGTTAGTCCAGACGTTGCTAAAGACAGAGATCTTATAGCATCAAACGAAGTTTTCTCACCTTATTTAGGTAAATCTTTTGTTGGTTTTAAAGAAGCTGTGGCTTTTAAAGAATCAAGAGGCGATTATGCTTGTGTAAATACCTTTGGTTACTTAGGTAAATACCAATTTGGAAAGGAAACTTTAAAACTTATAGGGATTAATAATCTTAATGAGTTTTTAAATGACCCAAAACTTCAGGAAAAAGCTTTTATAGCTAATGCTGAAAGAAACAAATGGATTTTAAGACGAGACATCAGAAATTTTGTTGGAAAACGAATTAATGGTGTTGTTGTTACTGAATCTGGAATTTTAGCAGCAGCTCATTTAGCAGGACCTGGAAGTGTGAAAAAGTACTTAAGAAGTTACGGCTTAAATAATTTTGCCGATGGTTTTGGAACAACGGTTTATACTTATATGAAACGTTTTTCTGGTTACGATACTTCTTTTATTAAACCAAACAAGAAAGCAAAAGCTATGTAA